One segment of Synchiropus splendidus isolate RoL2022-P1 chromosome 4, RoL_Sspl_1.0, whole genome shotgun sequence DNA contains the following:
- the c4h11orf98 gene encoding uncharacterized protein C11orf98 homolog — protein sequence MSPPGGKINRPKTELGKNLFKRRRIQTKERRKKHRIVGAIVDEGLITVHHLKKRSSSARANITLSGKKKRKLIKQLQHMHKEKTSMEVAADAAPKKKQVSSAPVKKKKKPVRQQDVEMEDVEEPTQS from the exons ATGTCGCCTCCAGGAGGAAAGATAAACAGACCGAAAACG GAGTTAGGGAAGAACCTATTCAAGCGGAGGCGAATTCAGACCAAAGAAAGGCGTAAGAAACACCGGATTGTCGGAGCTATTGTGGATGAAGGCCTCATTACTGTCcaccacttaaaaaaaagaag TTCCAGTGCAAGGGCAAACATCACCCTCTCTGGGAAGAAGAAGCGCAAACTGATCAAACAGCTGCAACATATGCACAAAGAAAAGACCTCAATGGAAG TTGCAGCAGATGCTGCACCAAAGAAGAAACAGGTTTCATCTGCTCCtgtaaagaagaagaaaaagccaGTCAGGCAGCAGGACGTGGAGATGGAAGATGTGGAGGAACCTACGCAATCTTAA